Proteins found in one Plasmodium coatneyi strain Hackeri chromosome 10, complete sequence genomic segment:
- a CDS encoding MB2 protein produces MFGGWLLAPTILLILLYSSLCVNPNCCYAYKLPTGRVNTRVFNPCVQLRQRKSSLVRGNYDGRNNFLAAKRTVSISYGDILGRVDLLGSPSGRSKSRGWNTARSFSERVAVTQAKWQIGNTNWGSVRKKKNTYLFLFRSDYSEYPPTGRKAKGRNSAICARPPKKVERNSKEEANPTGDGGVVKSESVTDAEVITPQGENNKKRKYAKVKDEKKKKENLPNDHGEQFTGVDTSLEKKDAKRAKGVTKLGNKVIRGETSDPTEAMKDDSFRRSTNPVRSNQRIKNEPVHTTDRASAHGVHGQTVPASYYQKRGNEKGASYKDNQQKSGTTDAYRYPLLKESHSKLRTPEGDTPSEDNIGKTFEGEVYSVSPNAVLVKIKNTNLFGMLFKKRCNFGDDVADLNEYFKLKQKIFVKVLGINTKKKLYYLGNIIKYNPDVELKKGDTSKGLITKLCEAYIFVKVLKNGSTGYLHRSKLFPPFVPPVGEKQTGRHNHRWNDLLKRTQFTQLFKIWDIIDVEIYEKPDENFKSNFILTIPEESKTFGKVLAYFDSLSEGLPHEGEVNQVGGDALVNQAGADLLVNEGGSIPLEDPSGGDAADHRKRRSRTSPSKEGHHTDKTRDEQRSTPPRGYPFLKKNKEALHKDKASTKVCRVPENASLSVFAKITKISLSSLKKFFIINESREYHSGHPLSADQMKKASDHFNVSCVIDVGGGDLVEDAQKVEAITQDVCPTVESSGGDNVGVTLESSPGKENNNEKEEVQNGVKANSNGEIKVGINNSRVANKPRIASPTEEPTEKSKKRNIVVTFIGHINHGKTSLFDYICKTKERDKEKGLITQNIRAFKVKSKNNDFTFTLIDTPGHEAFMPIRSRGVKISDLSILVISGEEGIQEQTVECIKLIKEHNIRIVIAVTKMDLPNVSVDRIVNDLVYHEIYTEMNGGDVQVVPCSIFNADTMDKLVDAVYLESAFLELPLEENKNGQGVILDSYVDKNGIVSINLVQSGTLRVNDYFYTGSSYGKVKMMKDHLNKKVNFACASDPVMVVGYEKNSVPVAGDRFYVVQNEAVAEEIAQHHRSELLTSQMRGFNYGPEEGSLDRYREYIIKEDAVTTPHEEPKKDGQNNPGFEKNTTEGDSPQMEDNPGETPTEESNNEREDNTFREKDLKTVYVNYFVKCDKQGTIDVLKNCLQKLEVMDTLHRVRNKIVYSSIGDITASDITYAQSFDAIIIGFNVKLSKSCPKNVKHLLNAAKSSSRIIYVNVLYDLIDQVEKVMKEKLSSKPKGTYKGKATILKVFNVSKLGKVAGCVVNSGTVNNQNNVRILRNDQVIHIGKIVSLKIGKEEKEQVKQGEECGMGFEDFVDFLPGDTVESYEE; encoded by the coding sequence ATGTTCGGCGGCTGGTTGCTTGCACCAACCATATTGCTCATATTACTATATAGCTCTCTGTGCGTGAACCCCAACTGCTGCTACGCTTATAAGTTACCCACGGGAAGAGTCAACACTCGGGTATTTAACCCATGTGTGCAATTAAGACAAAGGAAAAGTTCCCTCGTTCGAGGGAACTACGATGGTAGGAATAATTTCTTGGCAGCTAAAAGGACGGTTAGCATTTCTTATGGGGATATACTTGGGAGAGTTGACCTCTTGGGTTCCCCATCGGGGCGGAGTAAATCCCGTGGTTGGAATACGGCACGTAGTTTTAGCGAAAGAGTAGCGGTGACACAGGCGAAGTGGCAGATCGGGAACACCAACTGGGGAagtgtgagaaaaaaaaaaaatacatacctGTTCCTGTTTAGGAGTGACTATAGTGAATACCCACCCACTGGGCGAAAGGCCAAGGGACGGAATTCCGCCATCTGTGCAAGACCTCCAAAAAAAGTCGAGCGCAACAgcaaggaggaagcaaatcCCACTGGGGACGGAGGAGTAGTTAAAAGTGAAAGCGTTACAGATGCCGAAGTAATAACTCCCCAGGGggaaaacaacaaaaagaggaagtacgCCAAAGtgaaagacgaaaaaaaaaaaaaagaaaatttgccAAACGATCATGGAGAGCAGTTCACTGGGGTGGACACCTCTTTGGAGAAAAAGGATGCGAAGCGGGCGAAAGGCGTGACAAAGCTTGGCAATAAGGTAATACGTGGTGAGACCAGTGATCCGACGGAGGCAATGAAAGATGATTCGTTTAGAAGAAGCACCAACCCAGTGAGGAGTAACCAAAGGATTAAGAATGAACCGGTGCACACCACTGATCGTGCGAGTGCCCACGGCGTACATGGACAAACCGTACCAGCGTCGTATTACCAAAAGAGGGGAAACGAAAAGGGGGCAAGTTACAAAGACAACCAACAAAAGAGCGGCACAACCGATGCATACAGATACCCCCTCCTAAAGGAGAGCCATTCTAAATTGAGAACCCCCGAGGGAGACACGCCCAGTGAAGACAACATCGGGAAAACCTTCGAAGGGGAAGTATACTCAGTCAGTCCGAATGCAGTTctagtgaaaataaaaaatacaaaccTTTTTGGAATGCTGTTTAAAAAGAGATGTAACTTTGGAGACGATGTGGCAGATCTAAATGAGTACTTCAAACTGAAGCAGAAAATTTTCGTAAAAGTTTTAGgaataaatacaaaaaaaaaattgtactaCTTAGGGAACATAATTAAATACAATCCAGATGTGGAgttgaaaaaaggagacacGTCAAAGGGGTTGATCACCAAGTTGTGCGAGGCGTACATATTTGTTAAGGTTCTGAAAAATGGCAGCACTGGGTATCTGCACAGGTCGAAATtgtttcccccatttgtacCACCTGTGGGGGAGAAGCAGACGGGGAGACATAACCACAGGTGGAACGACTTATTAAAAAGGACACAATTCACACAGCTGTTTAAAATATGGGATATTATAGACGTCGAAATTTATGAGAAGCCGGATGAAAACTTTAAGTCCAATTTTATATTAACCATCCCGGAGGAGTCCAAGACGTTTGGTAAAGTGCTTGCCTATTTTGACTCCCTGTCGGAGGGGCTTCCACATGAAGGGGAAGTGAATCAGGTAGGAGGTGACGCATTAGTGAATCAAGCAGGGGCGGACCTATTAGTGAATGAAGGGGGGAGTATCCCGTTGGAGGATCCCTCCGGTGGGGATGCAGCAGACCacaggaagaggagaagtAGAACAAGTCCATCAAAGGAGGGACATCATACGGATAAAACTCGTGATGAACAGAGGAGCACCCCCCCCCGTGGGtacccttttttaaaaaaaaacaaagaggCACTCCATAAGGATAAAGCATCCACGAAGGTGTGCCGGGTGCCCGAAAATGCAAGCTTGTCCGTTTTTgcgaaaattacaaaaatatcTTTATCCTcgttgaaaaaattttttataattaacgAGAGTAGGGAGTACCATTCGGGGCATCCACTCAGTGCGGATCAGATGAAAAAAGCGAGTGATCATTTTAACGTCAGCTGTGTCATCGACGTTGGTGGGGGCGACCTAGTGGAAGACGCCCAAAAGGTGGAAGCAATTACCCAAGATGTTTGCCCAACGGTGGAAAGCAGCGGTGGAGACAACGTGGGAGTTACTCTGGAAAGCTCCCccgggaaggaaaacaacaacgaaaaggaggaagttcaAAACGGTGTGAAGGCAAACTCCAATGGGGAAATCAAAGTGGGGATAAACAATAGCCGTGTGGCAAACAAACCACGTATTGCTTCCCCCACGGAGGAACCAACcgagaaaagtaaaaagcgAAACATTGTGGTTACCTTCATCGGGCACATCAACCACGGAAAAACGTCGCTCTTcgattatatatgtaaaacgAAGGAGAGGGACAAGGAAAAGGGACTCATAACCCAAAATATAAGAGCCTTCAAAGTGAAGTCGAAAAACAATGATTTCACATTTACACTGATTGATACGCCAGGACATGAAGCTTTTATGCCCATTCGAAGCAGAGGAGTGAAGATATCAGACCTGAGCATTTTAGTAATTTCcggagaggaaggaatacaaGAACAGACAGTGGAATGTATAAAGCTGATTAAAGAGCATAACATCCGAATTGTAATCGCAGTTACGAAGATGGACTTGCCTAACGTATCGGTGGATAGAATTGTTAACGACCTAGTGTATCATGAAATATATACCGAAATGAATGGTGGAGATGTGCAGGTGGTTCCTTGTTCGATTTTCAATGCTGATACCATGGATAAGCTAGTAGATGCAGTATATTTAGAGTCCGCATTTTTGGAGTTACCATTAgaggagaataaaaatggccAGGGAGTTATCCTAGATTCTTACGTtgataaaaatggaatcGTGTCCATTAATTTGGTCCAGAGTGGAACCCTCCGAGTGAATGATTATTTCTACACAGGATCATCCTACGGAAAGGtgaaaatgatgaaggaTCACCTGAACAAGAAGGTAAACTTTGCATGCGCCTCCGACCCGGTCATGGTGGTAGGTTATGAGAAGAATTCCGTGCCTGTTGCAGGAGACAGATTTTATGTCGTACAGAATGAGGCAGTCGCGGAAGAAATTGCGCAGCACCACAGGAGTGAATTGCTGACTTCACAAATGCGGGGGTTTAACTACGGGCCGGAGGAAGGAAGCCTGGATCGCTACCGGGAGTACATCATTAAGGAGGACGCCGTTACTACCCCCCATGAGGAACCAAAAAAGGATGGTCAAAACAACCCAGGgtttgaaaaaaacacaacgGAGGGAGactccccccaaatggaagaTAACCCTGGAGAGACCCCCACAGAAGAAAGCAACAACGAAAGGGAGGATAACACTTTTCGAGAAAAAGACCTCAAAACAGTGTATGTGAATTACTTCGTCAAATGTGATAAACAGGGGACGATtgatgttttaaaaaattgcctcCAAAAGTTAGAGGTCATGGATACACTGCACCGAGTTAGAAACAAAATTGTCTACTCCAGCATCGGAGACATAACCGCCAGTGACATTACTTATGCTCAAAGTTTCGACGCCATTATTATTGGGTTTAACGTTAAGCTTTCAAAAAGTTGCcccaaaaatgtaaaacatCTGTTGAACGCTGCAAAATCCAGCAGCCGAATTATTTATGTGAATGTTTTGTACGATCTGATTGACCAGGTGGAAAAGGTAATGAAGGAGAAACTGAGTTCCAAGCCGAAAGGCACATACAAAGGGAAAGCAACCAttttaaaagtttttaaTGTGTCTAAACTGGGCAAGGTGGCCGGGTGTGTGGTCAACAGTGGAACCGTTAACAATCAGAACAATGTGAGAATTTTGAGGAACGACCAAGTTATCCACATTGGAAAGATTGTATCTCTTAAGATTGgcaaggaggagaaggagcaAGTTAAACAGGGCGAAGAGTGCGGCATGGGCTTTGAGGACTTCGTGGATTTTCTCCCGGGGGATACGGTCGAGTCGTACGAGGAGTAG
- a CDS encoding RAP protein, with product MKRLPIRSLRARLVQYPASRVHLTKCSFSSSNNYEPFAKWKDKGDVFGTQHANAAGENAPFSNAPFDSVEFDDNVATSLTFDISVDEEKWKDQEEMEYQRFMSSVGTEPAHSLGSATVGNTDVELLKGLLNNVEKGAKSVADAVTLVNNKRNILLNLEERHANSFFNQVGEHVQQIDRDSLIDLITGLSQLNMKNRIRDLCYEIGKMLKGGEISTDQQENLLETKLCLHCVTVLNKHSLYFSEFYDYMASKVGHLDTDALVSFAEECYKHSLRTKHYLDKLVPVCVAKVGEFNMDQLKSLFHSFHRFCKEYSTFYDSTLDAVVNDVPHFDLPFCQLVLKVATNFKHSERYVSLINLVSSHLSLQVKRLDCEQVGLESNQGGESLLLNQTVPSTQQHSGFSNVDVGVMPTGDRSETPLHHHVCKKTKAVSQIAKCLKYMEYNKKNGGQVKEAVNDICELLQRSSQLIGLLDVEDVVHAINCFSSYNKRIVLYNNFLDVLCERSNDLLHAKNISLWIHPIISLAKISWFHKNYIQNVFDYVKDTYVLSRLSVFQILKVLSSIVKMNVYDEHVYKVLIEQVYKEWDIIKGKMVDVATFLWSCAYVNIIFKPLFDSSYKLLLGSLEKESLSADNHMMSRNCLVNITWSYIVANYHKTNENFHHILNATFVGRDPDDSQAFKRLHQIADACFTEIPHCLVNVDAVDCMYKYCMHDKCKTLRNDFSIYKKEKDALKMRNRILNELTHMLKSFEVSYELYFEPYDNSPYMIDILLNEEMKIGICVFGKEHLMRTLETASWDHMNSGFVSLQMRVLHAHGWKIIPINGGQWLQMNSEQKKTLLRENFQRYSILI from the exons ATGAAAAGACTCCCCATAAGGAGCCTCCGGGCGAGGCTCGTTCAGTACCCTGCCAGCAGGGTCCATTTGACCAAGTGTAGTTTCTCCAGCAGTAATAATTACGAGCCGTTCGCGAAGTGGAAAGATAAAGGGGATGTGTTCGGTACTCAACACGCCAACGCCGCGGGTGAAAACGCCCCATTTAGCAACGCCCCTTTTGACAGCGTCGAGTTTGACGACAACGTGGCCACGAGCCTCACCTTCGACATCAGCGTAGACGAGGAGAAGTGGAAGGACCAGGAGGAAATGGAGTACCAAAGGTTTATGAGCAGTGTGGGGACAGAACCTGCACACTCCCTTGGGAGTGCAACAGTGGGGAATACCGATGTGGAGCTCCTAAAAGGGCTGCTCAACAATGTGGAAAAAGGCGCCAAGTCCGTAGCGGACGCGGTGACCCTGgtgaataataaaagaaacatcCTTCTCAACTTGGAAGAGAGACACGCAAACAGCTTCTTCAACCAAGTGGGTGAGCACGTCCAGCAGATAGACAGAGACAGTCTGATCGATCTGATAACGGGACTGAGCCAACTAAACATGAAAAACAGGATCCGTGATTTGTGTTACGAGATTGGTAAGATGCTCAAGGGGGGAGAGATATCCACAGATCAACAGGAGAACCTACTCGAAACCAAACTTTGTCTGCACTGTGTAACCGTGTTGAATAAGCACTCTCTTTATTTCTCCGAGTTCTACGATTATATGGCTTCCAAAGTGGGGCACCTCGACACAGATGCACTGGTGTCATTTGCAGAGGAGTGTTACAAGCACAGCTTGAGGACGAAGCATTATCTGGACAAACTAGTTCCCGTGTGTGTAGCAAAGGTGGGAGAGTTCAACATGGACCAGCTAAAGAGTCTGTTCCACTCCTTCCATCGGTTCTGCAAGGAATACTCCACTTTCTACGATAGCACTTTAGATGCAGTGGTGAACGATGTCCCCCACTTCGACTTGCCCTTTTGCCAACTCGTACTGAAGGTCGCCACGAATTTTAAACACTCCGAAAGGTACGTCAGTTTGATTAACTTAGTAAGTTCCCATTTAAGTTTGCAGGTGAAGCGACTGGACTGTGAGCAGGTGGGTTTGGAGAGCAATCAGGGGGGGGAATCTTTACTGCTTAACCAGACAGTCCCATCAACGCAGCAACATAGTGGTTTTTCCAACGTGGATGTTGGTGTGATGCCAACGGGGGACAGATCAGAGACACCACTTCATCACCACGTGTGCAAAAAAACCAAAGCGGTCAGCCAAATAGCGAAATGCTTGAAGTACATGGaatacaacaaaaaaaacggaggGCAGGTAAAAGAAGCAGTGAACGACATCTGTGAGTTACTACAGAGGAGCAGTCAACTGATTGGCCTCCTAGACGTAGAAGATGTGGTGCACGCAATAAACTGCTTCTCCTCGTATAACAAACGAATCGTCCTGTATAACAACTTCCTAGATGTGCTATGCGAACGGTCGAACGATCTCCTTCATGCGAAAAACATTTCCCTATGGATACACCCCATCATAAGTTTGGCCAAAATTTCTTGGTTCCACAAAAACTACATACAAAATGTCTTCGACTATGTGAAGGACACCTACGTCCTCAGTCGATTGAGTGTCTTCCAAATTTTGAAGGTCCTATCCTCCATCGTGAAAATGAATGTGTACGATGAGCACGTATACAAAGTACTCATCGAACAGGTTTACAAAGAGTGGGatataataaaaggaaaaatggtcGACGTGGCCACCTTTCTGTGGTCCTGTGCTTATGTGAACATCATTTTTAAGCCCCTCTTTGATAGCTCCTACAAGTTACTTCTAGGCTCCTTAGAAAAAGAATCTCTCAGTGCAGACAATCATATGATGAGTAGGAATTGCCTCGTTAACATCACCTGGTCGTACATTGTAGCGAACTATCATAAAACCAATGAGAATTTTCACCACATTTTAAATGCCACCTTTGTGGGAAGAGACCCAGATGATTCGCAAGCTTTTAAGAGACTCCACCAAATTGCCGATGCATGTTTTACAGAGATACCCCACTGTTTAGTCAACGTAGATGCAGTGGATTGTATGTACAAATACTGCATGCATGACAAGTGCAAAACACTGAGGAACGATTTTAGCATttacaagaaggaaaaggacgcCTTGAAGAtgaggaacagaatattaaATGAACTAACACACATGCTAAAATCTTTTGAAGTTTCCTATGAACTCTACTTTGAACCTTATGACAACTCTCCCTACATGATTGATATTCTTCTGAATGAGGAGATGAAGATAGGCATTTGTGTCTTTGGGAAGGAACATCTGATGCGCACTTTAGAAACAGCTAGCTGGGATCACATGAACAGTGGCTTCGTCTCCCTACAGATGCGCGTCCTCCACGCGCACGGCTGGAAG ATCATCCCCATCAACGGCGGCCAGTGGCTTCAGATGAACTCCGAGCAGAAGAAGACCCTCCTGCGCGAAAACTTCCAGCGTTATTCGATACTCATATGA
- a CDS encoding tRNA pseudouridine synthase, with translation MNSVLFLLYLSVLLKIESKRVCKKVLKGKVTHRGGPFFVRTKSFCVIRVKRNKMALHTVGDEANPSELSILKEEPPTIGTNEASEVGNFPNEGTPPNRPKLTNILLIVDYDGTNYSGWTGIENCSDIYLRATRNYKNGTTEKRKAPTGDSKCDTVQNTILNCLLQIHGYGYEMKKQEGEVKSNLKAFEFIGVSRTDKGVHAKEYVCQYVSYERPPPCDGNLHKVKMALNGLLNKDIRILGVLNAPFPDFNVRFNNLGKIYTYNFDVRVPSQPLERNYAWQLYDDPRFAFLLRGKTIREEVISDDLHCGGEAAEPPTQLSTELPTQPDVSHCLHIINRQGGSNPTIPFDMEKIKECCKLFIGHHNFEFFRGTLKGTEKQKKVDPFCNIYFLELHELRSNIYQFVIQGDRFLYHMIRIIVGTLLQVGVGLLEYEDVRDALHFSKPLKVKLCAPAQGLCLTKILFPPNIQGDISAALLS, from the exons ATGAATTccgtccttttccttctctatcTGAGtgtccttttaaaaatagaaagcaAAAGGGTCTGTAAAAAGGTCCTCAAAGGGAAGGTCACACATCGGGGGGGACCCTTCTTTGTGCGAACCAAGTCATTTTGTGTGATAAGagtgaaaagaaacaaaatggcgTTGCACACCGTTGGTGATGAGGCAAACCCGAGTGAGCTAAGTATCCTCAAGGAAGAACCTCCCACAATTGGTACAAATGAAGCATCCGAGGTAGGTAACTTCCCAAATGAGGGGACCCCCCCAAATCGCCCCAAACTGACGAACATCCTTCTCATCGTTGACTACGACGGCACGAACTATAGCGGCTGGACGGGCATTGAAAACTGTAGCGATATCTACCTACGCGCAACGaggaattacaaaaatggaacgaCTGAAAAGAGGAAGGCGCCAACGGGGGACTCAAAATGTGATACAGTACAGAACACCATCTTAAATTGCTTGTTGCAAATTCATGGGTATGGATatgaaatgaagaaacaGGAAGGGGAGGTGAAGTCCAATTTGAAGGCCTTTGAATTTATAGGGGTAAGTAGAACTGACAAGGGAGTCCACGCGAAGGAATATGTGTGTCAGTATGTGTCTTATGAGAGGCCCCCCCCGTGTGATGGTAACTTGCATAAGGTCAAAATGGCACTAAATGGATTGCTAAATAAGGACATAAGAATCCTGGGCGTTTTAAATGCACCCTTCCCTGACTTCAATGTAAGGTTTAATAATTTGGGAAAAATCTACACGTACAATTTTGACGTTCGAGTTCCGAGTCAGCCTTTGGAGAGGAACTACGCATGGCAGCTGTATGATGACCCGAGGTTTGCATTTCTCCTTCGGGGga AAACCATTCGTGAAGAGGTCATCTCTGACGATCTCCACTGTGGGGGAGAAGCGGCCGAACCGCCGACCCAACTGTCAACCGAATTACCAACCCAACCGGACGTCTCACACTGCCTGCACATAATCAACCGCCAGGGGGGAAGCAACCCAACCATCCCCTTTGACATGGAGAAAATCAAGGAGTGCTGCAAGCTGTTCATAGGACACCACAACTTTGAATTCTTTCGCGGAACGTTGAAGGGGACGGAGAAGCAAAAGAAAGTGGACCCATTTTGCAACATCTACTTTTTAGAGTTGCACGAATTAAGGAGTAACATTTACCAGTTTGTTATTCAGGGAGATAGGTTCCTCTATCACATGATTAGGATAATCGTCGGGACTCTGCTTCAGGTCGGAGTCGGACTGTTGGAGTACGAGGACGTACGGGATGCCCTTCATTTTAGCAAGCCACTGAAGGTGAAGCTCTGCGCCCCCGCACAGGGCCTCTGCTTGaccaaaattttgttcccccctAATATTCAGGGGGATATTTCCGCGGCGTTGCTGTCGTGA
- a CDS encoding 40S ribosomal subunit protein S14: MASKKVKTPQPETAIVSGPQPKEGELVFGVAHIFASFNDTFIHVTDLSGRETLVRITGGMKVKADRDESSPYAAMMAAQDVAVRLKELGVSAIHIKLRASGGTKSKTPGPGAQSALRALARSGLKIGRIEDVTPIPTDSTRKKSGRRGRRL, from the exons ATGGCAtccaaaaaggtgaaaaccCCCCAACCGGAAACGGCCATTGTTTCCGGCCCTCAGCCCAAGGAAGGAGAATTGGTTTTTGGCGTCGCGCACATATTTGCCTCCTTCAATGATACCTTTATCCACGTCACTGATTTAAGTGGAAGGGAAACCCTCGTCAGGATTACAG GTGGAATGAAAGTCAAGGCTGACAGAGACGAGTCCAGCCCGTACGCAGCCATGATGGCAGCACAGGATGTGGCAGTTCGACTTAAAGAATTGGGAGTCTCAGCCATTCACATCAAGTTAAGAGCCTCAGGAGGTACCAAGTCGAAGACCCCAGGTCCAGGTGCACAGTCAGCCCTaag AGCACTAGCCCGTTCTGGATTAAAAATAGGCAGAATAGAAGATGTGACTCCAATCCCTACCGATTCCACAAGGAAAAAGTccggaagaagaggaagacgtTTGTAA
- a CDS encoding Nif-like protein: MKRRRIRRCISHLLSKLTFYVNIWLKIKDALRYVFGTLILREKLHFRTYRKRKICPSMTLVLDLDETLIYCTKKKKFSHQKEVDVLINGRYFSLYVCKRPYIDLFFSILNPYFEIVIFTTSIKSYADTVLNIIDVDHYIDKKFYREDCFEVSQKIYIKNLQCIKKEISKMVLIDDSNVSGLKYPENYFPIKKWQGDLNDTELLDIIPFFLNLKKVRDVRSVCSFRLRSQKEISKLLQTAPSKHIKYLTERGSNFLYSPSLAFQAINYLKIFMNRFRYASSKKQWNELGKKINSKLKSYPFSLSKLKGSSDDEHRKRHRKPAPKKVQQ; this comes from the coding sequence atgaaaaggagaagaataaGACGATGTATCTCTCATCTCTTAAGCAAGCTAACATTTTACGTAAACATATGgctaaaaataaaggatgcCCTCAGGTACGTGTTTGGAACCCTTATCCTGAGGGAAAAGCTGCACTTTAGAACCTataggaagaggaagatctGTCCAAGTATGACTCTAGTATTGGATCTAGATGAAACACTCATttattgtacaaaaaaaaaaaagtttagtCACCAGAAGGAGGTAGATGTGTTAATAAACGGGAGGTATTTCTCCCTATATGTTTGTAAGAGGCCATACATAGACctcttcttctccattttaaACCCTTATTTCGAAATAGTTATTTTTACTACCTCTATTAAGTCCTACGCCGATACAGTGCTCAACATAATAGATGTAGATCACTACATAGATAAGAAATTTTACAGAGAAGACTGCTTTGAAGTGAGCCAgaaaatttatataaaaaacttgcaatgcataaaaaaggaaatctcCAAAATGGTGCTAATTGATGATTCTAATGTATCTGGTTTGAAATACCCCGAGAATTATTTccccataaaaaaatggcaagggGATTTAAATGACACAGAATTGCTGGATATcatccctttctttttgaaCTTGAAAAAAGTGAGAGACGTCAGATCTGTGTGTTCCTTCAGGTTAAGGTCTCAGAAGGAGATTAGCAAATTATTGCAAACGGCTCCTTCCAAGCATATTAAGTATCTAACTGAGCGGGGCAGTAACTTTTTGTATTCACCATCTCTCGCCTTTCAAGCCATCAAttatttgaaaatatttatgaATCGGTTCAGGTATGCCAGCTCTAAAAAGCAGTGGAATGAATTAGGGAAGAAGATCAACAGTAAGTTGAAGTCCTACCCCTTTTCGCTGTCCAAACTGAAGGGTTCCAGTGACGACGAGCATCGCAAGCGCCACCGCAAGCCCGCGCCCAAGAAGGTCCAGCAATAG